In Sodalis ligni, a single genomic region encodes these proteins:
- the rplY gene encoding 50S ribosomal protein L25 has protein sequence MLIINAETRKEQGKGASRRLRIANKFPAIVYGGPEAPVAIEMEHEVVLNTQTKPGFYSDVLSLVIDGKETQVKVQAVQRHPFKPKLTHIDFVRV, from the coding sequence ATGCTAATTATTAATGCAGAAACGCGTAAAGAGCAGGGTAAGGGTGCGAGCCGCCGCCTGCGTATCGCCAACAAATTCCCCGCCATCGTGTATGGTGGCCCGGAAGCGCCGGTTGCCATTGAAATGGAACACGAAGTTGTCCTGAATACCCAGACCAAACCGGGTTTTTACAGCGATGTCCTATCGCTGGTCATCGACGGTAAAGAAACCCAGGTCAAGGTCCAGGCAGTGCAGCGTCATCCGTTCAAACCCAAGCTGACGCATATCGACTTTGTTCGCGTTTAA
- a CDS encoding YejL family protein: MPQASRYSDEQIETLLNELSAVLAKHHTPTDLSLMVLGNMITHVINTSVSPEQRKTLARSFSEALLSSIREPDTH, from the coding sequence ATGCCGCAAGCATCCCGTTACAGCGACGAGCAGATTGAGACATTATTAAACGAACTCTCGGCGGTGCTGGCAAAGCATCATACGCCGACGGATTTATCATTGATGGTTTTGGGTAATATGATTACCCATGTAATCAATACCAGCGTATCGCCGGAGCAACGGAAAACCCTGGCCCGCTCGTTTAGCGAGGCCTTGCTGTCTTCCATACGCGAACCCGACACGCATTAA
- the yejM gene encoding LPS biosynthesis-modulating metalloenzyme YejM, which produces MVTNSQRYRDKVSQMIGWGHWFALFNILLSLGLGSRYLLVADWPGSLAGRTYAFVSWLGHFSFIGFTLYLLVIFPLTFVVMSQRLLRFLSAIIATAGLTLLLVDTEVFTRFHLHLNPVVWELVVNPDEGELARDWQLMFIGIPVIFLMEMLYATWSWQKLRSLNRHKIGKPIAILLICAFFASHILYIWADANFYRPITMQRSNLPLSYPMTARRFLERHGLLDAQEYERRLVRQGNPEAVAVEYPLSPLKFQKTGSGFNLLIITTGALRDDTLAQRMPALKQFADENAFFANHFSTGNRSDTGLFGLFYGISSSYLDGILASRKTSVLLDALGKQGYQLSLFSSNGFSSPLDRQALLTDFSLPEPVGQSDGQTAQQWQKWRSAYTGAAPWFSFVEFNGTDINAGQDNTPALARQYQQSAQRLDGYIGQILATLREKGDLEHTVVIITATNGLELNDAGNGHWEAGTRLNRVQLQVPLVVHWPGTPPQRIEKLTNHNDVTATLMQRLLHSTTDPSDYTQGEDLFAPQRHNDWVASGDNGTLVINTPTQTIVLQSDGDYRTYDLKGERIRHAKPQLALLLQVLTDEKRFIAN; this is translated from the coding sequence ATGGTGACAAATAGCCAGCGCTACCGTGACAAAGTTTCCCAAATGATCGGTTGGGGTCACTGGTTCGCACTCTTCAATATTCTGCTCAGCCTCGGGCTGGGCAGCCGCTATTTGCTTGTCGCCGACTGGCCGGGGTCGCTCGCCGGCCGCACCTATGCGTTTGTCAGCTGGCTCGGCCATTTCAGCTTCATCGGCTTCACGCTGTATTTGCTGGTAATCTTCCCGCTAACCTTTGTGGTTATGTCCCAGCGTCTGCTGCGGTTTTTATCGGCGATTATCGCCACCGCCGGCTTAACGCTACTGCTGGTGGATACGGAGGTCTTTACCCGCTTCCACCTGCATCTTAATCCGGTGGTCTGGGAATTGGTGGTCAACCCGGACGAAGGGGAACTGGCGCGTGACTGGCAGCTGATGTTTATCGGCATCCCGGTGATATTTCTTATGGAAATGCTGTACGCCACCTGGAGCTGGCAGAAATTACGCAGCCTCAACCGGCATAAAATCGGCAAGCCCATCGCCATCCTGCTGATCTGCGCTTTTTTCGCTTCCCATATCCTTTATATCTGGGCGGATGCCAACTTTTACCGCCCCATCACCATGCAGCGTTCCAATCTGCCCTTATCCTACCCCATGACCGCCCGCCGTTTCCTGGAACGCCATGGTTTGCTGGACGCGCAGGAGTATGAACGCCGCCTGGTGCGACAAGGAAATCCCGAAGCGGTGGCGGTGGAGTATCCGCTCAGTCCCTTAAAATTCCAAAAGACCGGCAGCGGCTTCAACCTGCTGATCATCACCACCGGCGCATTGCGCGACGATACCCTGGCGCAGCGGATGCCGGCGCTAAAGCAGTTTGCCGATGAAAACGCATTTTTCGCCAACCATTTCAGCACCGGCAATCGTTCCGATACCGGACTGTTCGGCCTGTTCTACGGTATATCCTCTTCTTATCTTGACGGGATTCTGGCATCGCGCAAAACCTCGGTATTGCTGGATGCCCTTGGCAAACAGGGCTATCAGTTAAGCCTGTTCTCGTCCAACGGTTTCAGCAGTCCGTTAGACCGGCAGGCGCTGCTTACCGATTTCAGCCTGCCGGAGCCGGTAGGACAGTCCGACGGGCAGACCGCCCAGCAATGGCAGAAATGGCGTTCGGCCTATACCGGCGCGGCGCCCTGGTTCTCCTTTGTCGAGTTCAACGGTACCGATATCAACGCCGGCCAAGATAATACGCCGGCCCTGGCCCGCCAATACCAGCAGAGCGCGCAGCGCCTTGACGGCTACATTGGACAAATCCTCGCAACGCTGCGGGAGAAAGGCGACCTGGAGCATACCGTAGTTATCATCACCGCCACCAACGGCCTGGAGCTGAACGATGCCGGTAACGGGCATTGGGAGGCCGGTACCCGGCTTAACCGCGTCCAGCTGCAGGTTCCCCTGGTTGTCCACTGGCCGGGCACCCCGCCGCAGCGCATCGAGAAACTGACCAATCATAATGACGTCACCGCAACCTTGATGCAGCGTTTACTGCACAGCACCACCGATCCCAGCGATTACACCCAGGGCGAAGACCTGTTCGCCCCGCAGCGGCATAACGATTGGGTGGCCAGCGGTGATAACGGTACGCTGGTCATCAACACGCCGACCCAGACCATTGTGTTGCAAAGCGACGGCGATTACCGCACCTATGACCTGAAAGGTGAACGGATCCGCCATGCGAAACCACAGTTAGCGCTGCTGTTGCAGGTGCTGACAGACGAAAAACGCTTTATTGCCAACTAA
- a CDS encoding class I SAM-dependent methyltransferase, whose product MVCLLRAKSFNEKREFYKSDDYISVLISHQLNSFLSILHKSFVLGFDDFNPMLPAGIYEYIVARTRFIDDLFATLPPETTHVFILGAGYDSRAFRFQAQLKHCLVYECDHPDMQASKRHLLEKSDIDYPPNASFVPLDFSDGSFAKWIQHLDLSSKDRCFFLLEGLLMYLAPPQVDHIFNAIGQLKAGQCRVFFDYAYAALTREESGGYHEAQCIAEVKTVGEPWKFGIEQGALAEFLQTYRLTVLEELTSREIERSKFTDENGKCHGAVMDSMAWVLAEGIKRT is encoded by the coding sequence ATGGTCTGTCTGCTGCGGGCTAAATCCTTTAATGAAAAAAGAGAATTCTATAAAAGCGATGACTATATCTCTGTTTTGATAAGCCATCAGCTCAACTCTTTTTTATCAATACTGCATAAATCTTTTGTATTGGGATTTGACGATTTCAACCCCATGCTGCCGGCCGGGATTTACGAATATATCGTCGCCAGAACCCGTTTTATTGACGATTTATTCGCTACACTGCCGCCAGAGACCACTCATGTCTTTATTTTAGGGGCAGGCTATGATTCCAGGGCGTTTCGTTTTCAAGCGCAATTAAAACACTGCCTGGTGTATGAGTGCGATCATCCCGATATGCAGGCCAGCAAACGGCATCTGTTGGAAAAAAGTGATATCGACTATCCGCCGAACGCCAGCTTCGTTCCCCTGGATTTTTCCGACGGCTCTTTTGCCAAGTGGATACAGCATCTCGATCTGTCGTCGAAAGACCGCTGTTTTTTTCTGTTGGAGGGGTTGCTGATGTATCTTGCCCCGCCACAAGTGGATCACATTTTCAACGCCATCGGCCAGCTTAAGGCCGGGCAATGCCGGGTATTTTTCGATTATGCTTATGCAGCGCTTACCAGAGAAGAATCCGGAGGTTATCATGAGGCCCAATGCATCGCCGAGGTAAAGACCGTAGGAGAACCCTGGAAATTCGGTATTGAACAAGGCGCGCTGGCTGAATTTTTACAGACATACCGATTAACCGTATTGGAAGAACTGACATCAAGGGAAATTGAGCGTAGCAAGTTCACCGATGAAAACGGCAAATGCCATGGCGCCGTTATGGACTCCATGGCCTGGGTGCTTGCCGAAGGCATAAAAAGAACATAA